Proteins encoded by one window of Haloarcula pelagica:
- a CDS encoding UxaA family hydrolase, translated as MADRYLEVVEPADNVATALRDVDAGETVTVAVGDEERTIEMIDDVGFGHKLAIEDIADGETITKYGKSIGNATEDIPAGTFVHVHNVESNYGRGDLAGDEEVEAISE; from the coding sequence ATGGCCGACAGATATCTAGAAGTAGTCGAACCAGCCGACAACGTCGCGACAGCGCTTCGTGACGTGGACGCCGGCGAGACAGTAACGGTCGCGGTCGGTGACGAGGAGCGAACGATCGAGATGATCGACGACGTGGGCTTCGGACACAAGCTCGCGATCGAGGACATCGCCGACGGCGAGACGATCACGAAGTACGGCAAGAGCATCGGGAACGCAACCGAGGACATCCCGGCGGGGACGTTCGTCCACGTCCACAACGTCGAGTCCAACTACGGCCGCGGTGACCTGGCCGGCGACGAGGAAGTAGAGGCGATCAGCGAGTAA
- a CDS encoding YeiH family protein translates to MSAVRRLVPGLLVLVVLATIARVVGGATPLSPLVVAIASGAAVAALVGVPEWAEAGIDRHKLLLETGIVLLGAQLTVGQLVGTGPQVVGLAMGVVVLGVVFVELVGKQAGIESRTRSLLAAGASVCGVSAVLAVAGSIDGDEADISYAAGTVLLFDAITLVVFPIVGSALGLPDRTFGVWAGLSLFSTGPTAAVGFAVSETAGQWATITKLVRNTFIGVLAVGYAVYYTSGGERTDATEIWYRFPKFLVGFLLVAVIVNLGLVDAGTQATLGTVGDWLFALAFVGLGFELNPRKLRATGLKPILVVLAQFLTVSLLALGAVTLVL, encoded by the coding sequence ATGAGTGCGGTCCGCAGACTGGTACCGGGACTGCTGGTCCTGGTGGTGCTCGCCACCATCGCCAGAGTCGTCGGTGGCGCCACGCCGCTGAGCCCGCTGGTCGTCGCCATCGCAAGCGGCGCTGCCGTGGCCGCGCTGGTCGGCGTTCCCGAGTGGGCCGAAGCCGGGATCGACCGCCACAAGCTCCTCCTGGAGACCGGGATCGTCCTCCTGGGCGCGCAGTTGACCGTCGGCCAGCTCGTCGGCACCGGCCCACAGGTGGTCGGCCTGGCGATGGGCGTCGTCGTCCTCGGTGTGGTCTTCGTGGAACTGGTCGGGAAACAGGCGGGGATCGAGTCACGGACCCGCTCGCTGCTGGCGGCCGGCGCGAGCGTCTGTGGCGTCTCGGCGGTGCTCGCGGTCGCCGGGAGCATCGACGGCGACGAGGCAGACATCAGCTACGCCGCGGGCACCGTGTTGCTGTTCGACGCGATCACGCTCGTGGTCTTCCCGATCGTCGGGTCGGCGCTCGGACTCCCGGACCGGACCTTCGGCGTCTGGGCCGGGCTGAGCCTGTTCTCGACCGGTCCGACCGCGGCCGTCGGCTTCGCGGTCTCGGAGACGGCCGGCCAGTGGGCGACGATCACCAAGCTCGTCCGCAACACCTTCATCGGCGTGCTCGCGGTCGGGTACGCGGTCTACTACACGAGCGGCGGCGAGCGGACCGACGCCACGGAGATCTGGTATCGGTTCCCGAAGTTCCTGGTCGGGTTCTTGCTCGTCGCGGTCATCGTCAACCTCGGACTCGTCGACGCCGGGACCCAGGCGACCCTGGGAACGGTGGGCGACTGGCTGTTCGCGCTCGCGTTCGTCGGTCTGGGGTTCGAACTCAACCCCCGCAAGCTCCGGGCGACCGGGCTCAAGCCGATCCTGGTGGTGCTCGCCCAGTTCCTGACCGTAAGCCTGCTGGCGCTCGGCGCGGTGACGCTCGTGCTGTGA
- a CDS encoding UxaA family hydrolase — MSEFLGYERDDGSIGIRNHTVIVSTAPYANDTVKRAADIVDDAIPITHPLGRCQTKPDVFQTYRTLLGYATHPNTYGAVVVAHAGEIVDGDELAQDVAETGRPSASINIHEEKGVMNALDATVDAAQEMVQDASAQRRVPADMSKLTFGINCATSDTTSGLCQHKATAGAVWRLIDDHGGRGCFAETPEFFGGEEELSERAVNDEVRQEILDRVDHWDKRLQATGYDVRGAQPTPDNMDGGLTTIEEKSLGALVKSGDGPIQDIIDYGAKIPDQSGMYIMDTPGHGAESVTGIGAGGAHFMVISTGQGHTLSNAVMPTLKITGNPHSAERVPEQTDVDVSEALVGDESIDWATDQLWDEIMDIVNGKVTLSEAMGESQFAIHRIGPST; from the coding sequence ATGTCCGAATTCCTAGGCTACGAGCGAGACGACGGCAGTATCGGCATCCGCAACCACACAGTGATCGTGTCGACGGCACCGTACGCAAACGACACGGTCAAGCGCGCCGCCGACATCGTCGACGACGCGATCCCGATCACGCATCCGCTGGGTCGCTGTCAGACCAAGCCCGACGTGTTCCAGACCTACCGCACGCTACTGGGCTACGCGACCCACCCCAACACGTACGGGGCCGTCGTCGTCGCCCACGCCGGCGAGATCGTCGACGGCGACGAACTCGCACAGGACGTGGCCGAGACCGGCCGGCCGAGCGCCTCGATCAACATCCACGAGGAGAAAGGCGTCATGAACGCGCTGGACGCGACCGTCGACGCCGCACAGGAGATGGTCCAGGACGCCAGCGCACAGCGCCGTGTCCCGGCAGACATGTCGAAACTCACCTTCGGGATCAACTGTGCGACCTCCGACACCACGTCGGGGCTGTGCCAGCACAAGGCCACCGCGGGCGCCGTCTGGCGCCTCATCGACGACCACGGCGGTCGCGGCTGCTTCGCGGAGACGCCGGAGTTCTTCGGCGGCGAGGAGGAACTCTCCGAACGCGCCGTCAACGACGAGGTGCGCCAGGAAATCCTCGACCGCGTCGACCACTGGGACAAGCGCCTGCAGGCGACCGGCTACGACGTGCGCGGCGCCCAGCCGACCCCGGACAATATGGACGGCGGGCTGACCACCATCGAGGAGAAGTCCCTGGGCGCGCTCGTCAAGTCCGGCGACGGCCCGATCCAGGACATCATCGACTACGGCGCGAAGATCCCCGATCAGTCGGGCATGTACATCATGGACACGCCGGGCCACGGGGCCGAGTCGGTCACCGGCATCGGCGCCGGCGGCGCTCACTTCATGGTCATTTCGACCGGGCAGGGCCACACCCTCTCGAACGCCGTGATGCCGACCCTGAAGATCACCGGTAACCCACACAGCGCCGAGCGGGTGCCCGAGCAGACCGATGTCGATGTCAGCGAGGCGCTCGTCGGCGACGAGAGCATCGACTGGGCGACCGACCAGCTGTGGGACGAGATCATGGACATCGTCAACGGGAAGGTCACCCTCAGCGAGGCGATGGGCGAGAGCCAGTTCGCCATCCACCGGATCGGCCCGTCGACATAA
- a CDS encoding carbohydrate ABC transporter permease — MSYDRDTLEIRNFQWVGKKVGFYGSIFIIALVSVFPVLWMLITSLKQPGNVVTFPVEYIPRDPTLANYRAAIEGAPFFRYLLNSVIVATGTAVLDVLLGALAGYALSRLRFRFKLPVLLLILGTAMLPFIARLIPLFSLARSWGLLNDYLGLIIPYAAFQLPFAVWIFQAYFKELPDSLEEAGLMDGLSRIGVLFRIILPVSAPAMATAAIIVFIYAWNEFLFALTFMTEDQMRTITVGIALYQGEFQYPWGTISAAVFMSVMPLILFMLFFQRKVVEGLTATGKA; from the coding sequence ATGAGCTACGACCGCGACACCCTCGAAATCCGCAACTTCCAGTGGGTCGGCAAGAAGGTCGGCTTCTACGGGAGCATCTTCATCATCGCACTCGTCTCGGTGTTCCCGGTGCTGTGGATGCTGATCACCTCGCTCAAACAACCCGGGAACGTCGTCACGTTCCCCGTCGAGTACATCCCGCGTGACCCGACGCTCGCGAACTACCGCGCGGCCATCGAGGGGGCACCGTTCTTCCGGTACCTCCTCAACAGCGTCATCGTGGCGACTGGCACGGCCGTGCTGGACGTGCTTCTGGGTGCACTCGCCGGCTACGCGCTCTCCCGGCTGCGCTTCCGGTTCAAGCTCCCGGTCCTCCTGCTGATCCTCGGGACCGCGATGTTGCCCTTCATCGCCCGGCTGATTCCCCTCTTTAGCCTGGCGCGCTCGTGGGGCCTGCTCAACGACTACCTGGGACTGATCATCCCCTACGCCGCCTTCCAGTTGCCCTTCGCGGTCTGGATCTTCCAGGCGTACTTCAAGGAACTGCCCGACTCCTTAGAGGAGGCGGGCCTGATGGACGGGCTCTCCCGGATCGGCGTCCTCTTCCGGATCATCCTGCCCGTCTCCGCGCCGGCGATGGCGACCGCGGCGATCATCGTCTTCATCTACGCCTGGAACGAGTTCCTGTTCGCGCTGACGTTCATGACCGAAGACCAGATGCGGACGATCACCGTCGGGATCGCGCTCTACCAGGGCGAGTTCCAGTACCCCTGGGGGACGATCTCCGCGGCCGTGTTCATGTCCGTGATGCCGCTGATCCTGTTCATGCTGTTCTTCCAGCGGAAAGTCGTCGAGGGGCTCACGGCGACCGGAAAGGCCTGA
- a CDS encoding ABC transporter substrate-binding protein, translated as MTDEVSDKRRRQLIKTMAGGSVVMLAGCGGDGGSGDGGSGDGGSGDGGSGDGGSGDGGSGDGGSGDGGSGDGGSGDGDGGSMSMTYVYPGYFSNDAGSLVPMFEEANSNINVESQQTPSDASSTREYYVNQFVSGSSSFDVGNMDVIWPAEFAQNGWAAEMNDPEGHTENMLQTPIDSVTVDGTMYGMPIHTDANALYYRTDLLEEAGYDEPPTTYMELVNMAQDIKDQSDQDLNGYIWQGGSNEGLTIMWLNWLWGMGGSVRDGSGNLVVNTEEGIAALQHAVDLIHEYEVTPESIPASSTDQNRQTFQQGNTIFMRNWPYAVALMNEDGSAVQGNFDVAPMPKAEGNPDAQNSCLGGWNLFINANSENAEAAQAFASFMASMEAQETMALEHSRLPVRQELYSDEYYEQASQLETFAQIVDQTSARPATPQYSTFSEIVYTNCNAALVQNKTPEEALNDAQEEIDSEVNNA; from the coding sequence ATGACAGACGAAGTCTCTGACAAGCGCAGGCGGCAACTTATCAAAACGATGGCCGGCGGGAGCGTCGTGATGCTGGCCGGGTGTGGCGGCGACGGTGGCTCCGGTGACGGTGGCTCCGGTGACGGTGGCTCCGGTGACGGGGGCTCCGGTGACGGTGGCTCCGGTGACGGGGGCTCCGGCGACGGGGGCTCCGGCGACGGTGGCTCCGGCGACGGTGGCTCCGGCGACGGTGACGGCGGCAGTATGTCCATGACGTACGTCTACCCCGGCTACTTCAGCAACGACGCCGGGAGCCTCGTCCCGATGTTCGAGGAGGCAAACAGCAACATCAACGTCGAGTCCCAGCAGACGCCCTCGGACGCCTCCTCGACACGCGAGTACTACGTCAATCAGTTCGTCTCCGGGTCGTCGTCGTTCGACGTGGGGAACATGGACGTGATCTGGCCCGCGGAGTTCGCCCAGAACGGCTGGGCCGCCGAGATGAACGACCCGGAGGGCCACACCGAGAACATGCTCCAGACGCCCATCGACTCGGTGACCGTCGACGGCACCATGTACGGGATGCCGATCCACACGGACGCCAACGCCCTGTACTACCGCACCGACCTCCTGGAGGAAGCGGGGTACGACGAGCCGCCGACGACCTACATGGAACTGGTCAACATGGCACAGGACATCAAAGACCAGTCCGATCAGGACCTCAACGGCTACATCTGGCAGGGCGGCTCCAACGAGGGGCTCACGATCATGTGGCTCAACTGGCTGTGGGGCATGGGCGGCAGCGTCCGCGACGGCAGCGGGAACCTCGTCGTCAACACCGAGGAAGGTATCGCGGCGCTGCAACACGCCGTCGACCTCATCCACGAGTACGAGGTCACGCCCGAATCCATCCCGGCGTCCTCGACGGACCAGAACCGTCAGACGTTCCAGCAGGGCAACACCATCTTCATGCGCAACTGGCCCTACGCCGTCGCGCTGATGAACGAGGACGGCTCGGCCGTCCAGGGCAACTTCGACGTGGCGCCGATGCCCAAAGCCGAGGGCAACCCCGACGCCCAGAACTCCTGTCTGGGTGGGTGGAACCTCTTTATCAACGCCAACTCCGAGAACGCGGAGGCGGCACAGGCCTTCGCCAGCTTCATGGCCTCGATGGAGGCCCAGGAGACGATGGCCCTGGAACACAGCCGCCTGCCGGTCCGCCAGGAGCTGTACAGCGACGAGTACTACGAGCAGGCCTCCCAGCTTGAGACGTTCGCACAGATCGTCGACCAGACCAGCGCCCGGCCGGCGACCCCGCAGTACTCGACGTTCTCCGAGATCGTCTACACCAACTGCAACGCCGCGCTCGTCCAGAACAAGACGCCCGAGGAGGCGCTCAACGACGCCCAGGAAGAGATCGACAGCGAGGTCAACAACGCGTAA
- a CDS encoding dihydrodipicolinate synthase family protein, with translation MNLSGTVVPMATPTHGSRRSVDDEAVRQFTRRLVDGGVHGLFPGSSIGEFPSLTTEQNRRLVRLVVEEADGEADVLAGCCDTNVDAVLDNIEAADAVGADAAVVVSPYYLGTTQPGLERFFTAIADESPLPLLLYNIPPLTGNEIGLDLVRRLADHDTIAGLKDTSGDLTYHHRIISETPDDFLIFQGATQLATASLDLGADGLIAGPANVFPGALAELYEAYAADDLLEARRLMQTIVTPFVTATSDVPTAAGIKHLSALHGLDIGEPLPPLPELTDDERASLRATYNRITERVGEQTV, from the coding sequence ATGAATCTCTCGGGAACAGTGGTTCCCATGGCGACGCCTACCCATGGGTCTCGGCGGTCGGTCGACGACGAAGCGGTCAGGCAGTTCACCCGACGGCTCGTCGACGGCGGCGTTCACGGTCTCTTTCCGGGGAGCTCGATCGGTGAGTTCCCCAGCCTGACGACGGAACAGAACCGCCGGCTGGTCCGGCTCGTCGTCGAGGAGGCCGACGGTGAGGCCGACGTGCTCGCGGGCTGTTGTGACACGAACGTCGACGCGGTTCTGGACAACATCGAGGCGGCTGACGCCGTCGGCGCCGACGCGGCCGTCGTCGTCTCCCCTTACTACCTGGGGACCACACAGCCAGGCCTCGAACGGTTCTTTACCGCCATCGCCGACGAATCGCCCCTGCCGCTGCTGTTGTACAACATCCCGCCGCTGACCGGTAACGAGATCGGCCTCGACCTGGTCCGACGGCTCGCCGACCACGACACTATCGCCGGGCTGAAAGACACCTCGGGCGACCTGACCTACCACCACCGGATCATCAGCGAGACGCCCGACGACTTCCTGATCTTCCAGGGCGCGACCCAGCTCGCGACGGCCTCGCTCGACCTGGGTGCGGACGGACTGATCGCCGGCCCGGCGAACGTCTTCCCCGGGGCGCTGGCCGAACTCTACGAGGCATACGCCGCCGACGACCTGCTGGAGGCTCGCCGGCTGATGCAGACTATCGTGACGCCGTTCGTCACAGCGACCAGCGACGTGCCCACGGCCGCGGGGATCAAACACCTCTCGGCGCTGCACGGCCTGGACATCGGCGAGCCGCTGCCGCCGCTGCCGGAACTGACCGACGACGAGCGCGCGTCGCTCCGGGCGACGTACAACCGGATCACCGAGCGGGTCGGCGAGCAGACGGTCTGA
- a CDS encoding C-terminal binding protein, with product MSEHTVVVTDHDFADLSIERDGLEDIAEVVELTGDVGEEVEDAHETLARADAVINLRYDLDQEAIDALTGCRVISRYGIGVDNIDVEAAAEREIPVTNVPDYCLEEVSVHALTLYLALARGLKSYDADVAAGGWDRGVATPIHRLSTRTVGVVGYGAIGRAVGERADALGMDVVASDPFLTEDDVAGDPATLVAFEELLAEADFVTVHSPLVPETRGMFDADAFARMNEDAYFVNVARGPIVDGEALADALDAGEIAGAGLDVFPEEPPAADDPLRDHPKVLTTPHVAWYSEEANDQRRRTVTEIVRTVLEGGDPWNVVND from the coding sequence ATGTCTGAACACACCGTCGTCGTGACCGACCACGACTTCGCGGACCTCTCGATCGAACGCGACGGCCTCGAAGACATCGCCGAGGTCGTCGAACTGACCGGCGACGTGGGCGAGGAGGTCGAAGATGCCCACGAGACGCTCGCCCGGGCGGACGCGGTCATCAACCTCCGGTACGATCTGGACCAAGAGGCGATCGACGCGCTGACGGGCTGCCGGGTGATCTCCCGGTACGGCATCGGCGTCGACAACATCGACGTGGAGGCCGCCGCCGAGCGGGAGATCCCCGTCACGAACGTCCCCGACTACTGTCTGGAGGAGGTCTCCGTCCACGCGCTGACACTGTACCTCGCACTCGCGCGCGGCCTGAAGTCCTACGACGCCGACGTGGCCGCGGGCGGGTGGGACCGGGGCGTTGCGACGCCGATCCACCGCCTCTCGACACGGACTGTCGGCGTCGTCGGCTACGGCGCCATCGGCCGTGCAGTCGGCGAGCGCGCCGACGCGCTCGGGATGGACGTAGTCGCCAGCGACCCGTTCCTCACCGAGGACGACGTGGCCGGCGATCCAGCGACGCTCGTGGCGTTCGAGGAGCTGCTCGCGGAGGCGGACTTCGTCACCGTCCACTCCCCGCTGGTCCCCGAGACACGGGGGATGTTCGACGCCGACGCCTTCGCGCGGATGAACGAGGACGCCTACTTCGTCAACGTCGCACGCGGGCCGATCGTCGACGGCGAGGCGCTGGCCGACGCGCTCGATGCGGGCGAGATCGCCGGGGCCGGCCTGGACGTGTTCCCCGAAGAACCCCCGGCCGCGGACGACCCGCTGCGGGATCACCCGAAGGTACTGACCACACCACACGTCGCCTGGTACAGCGAGGAGGCAAACGACCAGCGTCGCCGGACGGTGACCGAGATCGTCCGCACGGTTCTAGAAGGCGGCGACCCCTGGAACGTCGTCAACGACTGA
- a CDS encoding Ldh family oxidoreductase, with product MQIDRQRAVAVAADAFRAHGISDADAEQTAEVLVSADARGKHSHGLLRLPRFVRGIEHGNVDADGTIEVVDERGGAATISGGSRLGPVVASAAAGEAMDRADEFGVGAVGVHDSNHLGMLGYYTDQLLQGGYVGVGITNTEPAMPPYGGAEPVLGTNPIAIGLPTDPAFNLDMSTSGIARGTVLHYKETEQELPEGVALDTDGQPTTDPAAALEGTILPFGGAKGSGLAIAVEVLAGGLVGAAMGTDVTGTYHTEDPCTKGDLFLAIDPEALGAPAFSERASSFLTALTESEQAAHVDEIRLPGQRSVERDRTATTVEIEDDLWDEVREIADA from the coding sequence ATGCAGATCGACCGCCAGCGCGCGGTCGCGGTCGCGGCCGACGCCTTCCGCGCACACGGGATCTCCGACGCCGACGCCGAGCAGACGGCCGAGGTGCTGGTGAGTGCCGACGCTCGCGGGAAACACTCGCACGGACTGCTCCGACTCCCGCGGTTCGTCCGCGGCATCGAGCACGGCAACGTCGACGCCGACGGCACCATCGAGGTCGTCGACGAGCGGGGCGGCGCAGCCACGATCAGCGGCGGGTCCCGGCTCGGCCCGGTCGTCGCGAGCGCCGCCGCCGGCGAGGCGATGGACCGGGCCGACGAGTTCGGCGTCGGCGCGGTCGGCGTCCACGACTCGAACCACCTGGGGATGCTGGGCTACTACACGGATCAACTGCTCCAGGGGGGGTACGTCGGCGTCGGGATCACGAACACCGAGCCGGCGATGCCGCCCTATGGCGGCGCGGAGCCGGTGCTGGGGACCAACCCCATCGCCATCGGGCTCCCGACCGACCCGGCGTTCAACCTCGATATGTCCACCTCGGGCATCGCCCGCGGGACCGTCCTCCACTACAAGGAGACCGAGCAGGAACTCCCCGAGGGCGTCGCGCTGGACACCGACGGCCAGCCGACGACCGATCCCGCCGCGGCACTGGAGGGGACGATCCTCCCCTTCGGCGGCGCGAAAGGCTCCGGCCTCGCCATCGCCGTCGAGGTGCTGGCCGGCGGGCTGGTCGGCGCCGCGATGGGGACCGACGTGACGGGGACCTACCACACCGAGGACCCCTGCACGAAGGGGGACCTGTTCCTGGCGATCGACCCCGAAGCCCTGGGTGCGCCGGCGTTTAGCGAGCGGGCGAGTTCGTTCCTCACGGCGCTGACCGAGAGCGAACAGGCCGCCCACGTCGACGAGATCCGACTCCCCGGCCAGCGGTCGGTCGAACGCGATCGGACCGCCACGACCGTCGAGATCGAGGACGACCTCTGGGACGAGGTCCGCGAGATCGCCGACGCCTGA
- a CDS encoding carbohydrate ABC transporter permease has product MADTVESSSGSGYEEGSRRQNRLQRYRDLRFSEEELAVILLTPVVSFLLAVSFYPIFDTIVGSLYQGYVLEMNPREFVGLENYRSLYGSGPLLEQFLSGDGFWNALRVSLIYTFVSVPIELVLGLGLALLLNRDFKGKYFAQAAILFPWAIPTVINARIWAWMFNGQYGVINDLLIRIGILQTPFPFLAKPDTALYSMLFITIWKTSSFMALILLAGLQSIPDHLYEAARMDGASRIRQFWDITLPLLKPTLLVALIFRTLPAFQAFGLPYGLTGGGPASATTTLVLFDHQLTFNRLSFGEGAATATIITLIAAGIAMLYVGTLYEPEVR; this is encoded by the coding sequence ATGGCAGACACAGTCGAGAGTTCGTCCGGGTCCGGCTACGAGGAGGGCTCGCGGCGGCAGAACAGATTACAACGGTATCGTGACCTCCGGTTCTCCGAGGAGGAACTGGCGGTAATCCTGCTGACACCGGTCGTTTCCTTCCTGTTGGCGGTGTCGTTCTACCCCATCTTCGACACAATCGTCGGGAGCCTCTATCAGGGGTACGTCCTGGAGATGAACCCCCGGGAGTTCGTCGGACTAGAGAACTACCGGAGCCTCTACGGCAGCGGCCCGTTGCTGGAGCAGTTCCTCAGCGGCGACGGCTTCTGGAACGCGCTCCGCGTGTCGCTCATCTACACGTTCGTCAGCGTGCCCATCGAACTCGTCCTCGGGCTCGGGCTCGCGCTCTTGCTCAACCGCGACTTCAAGGGCAAGTACTTCGCACAGGCGGCGATCCTGTTCCCCTGGGCCATCCCGACGGTCATCAACGCCCGCATCTGGGCGTGGATGTTCAACGGGCAGTACGGCGTCATCAACGACCTCCTCATCCGAATCGGCATCCTCCAGACGCCGTTCCCGTTCCTGGCGAAACCGGACACGGCGCTGTACTCGATGCTGTTTATCACCATCTGGAAGACGAGTTCGTTCATGGCACTGATCTTGCTTGCAGGGCTCCAGTCGATCCCGGACCACCTCTACGAGGCCGCGCGGATGGACGGCGCCTCGCGCATCCGCCAGTTCTGGGACATCACGCTACCCCTGCTGAAACCGACGCTGCTCGTCGCGCTCATCTTCCGGACGCTCCCCGCGTTCCAGGCGTTCGGGCTCCCCTACGGACTGACCGGCGGGGGTCCCGCGTCCGCGACGACGACGCTGGTCCTGTTCGACCACCAGTTGACGTTCAACCGCCTCAGCTTCGGCGAAGGCGCGGCGACGGCGACAATCATCACGCTGATCGCGGCCGGCATCGCGATGCTCTACGTCGGCACCCTCTACGAACCGGAGGTGCGCTGA